From a region of the Brassica napus cultivar Da-Ae chromosome A2 unlocalized genomic scaffold, Da-Ae chrA02_Random_11, whole genome shotgun sequence genome:
- the LOC125593942 gene encoding histone H3.2, with product MARTKQTARKSTGGKAPRKQLATKAARKSAPATGGVKKPHRFRPGTVALREIRKYQKSTELLIRKLPFQRLVREIAQDFKTDLRFQSSAVAALQEAAEAYLVGLFEDTNLCAIHAKRVTIMPKDIQLARRIRGERA from the coding sequence ATGGCTCGTACCAAGCAAACCGCGAGAAAATCCACCGGAGGCAAAGCCCCGAGGAAGCAGCTCGCAACCAAGGCGGCGAGGAAGTCGGCTCCGGCCACCGGAGGAGTGAAGAAGCCGCACAGGTTCCGTCCCGGAACCGTGGCGCTGAGGGAGATCAGGAAGTACCAGAAGAGCACCGAGCTTCTGATCCGCAAGCTCCCCTTCCAGCGTCTTGTCCGCGAGATCGCTCAGGACTTCAAAACCGATCTGAGGTTCCAGAGCAGCGCCGTCGCGGCTCTGCAAGAGGCGGCGGAGGCGTACCTTGTGGGTTTGTTCGAGGATACGAATCTTTGCGCGATTCACGCTAAGAGGGTAACGATCATGCCCAAGGATATTCAGCTCGCGAGGAGGATCCGCGGTGAAAGAGCTTGA